The following proteins are co-located in the Armatimonadota bacterium genome:
- a CDS encoding DUF6785 family protein, giving the protein TRGYMLVSAVGHPLMAEIGNLQLYIFPSVIGLGYLLSREVGLSIWLFLVLNRLENVGLAAYGLTVPMGASGFAGWSTIHFFRNQEVGGWLLMGGLLMWTALKRARRVLASAGADPAEARQVRWALIGLIIGTIVIGAWFMAAGMSLGIVILAVLLQYLSLVTLTRIVASSGLFWIVMSWLPCDVLAQNLGTAVVGPANLTGVYLLQGGQEAQTSQMPMLMDSMKIGHTSRLPLGRMIAAIGGATVVAIIVSTLAGMPMIYHKGGVSMTELWSWPDWLYPRLQRQLDAMDKRTNLSLVFMVVGAGVTMFLVQMNRSFLWWRLSPIGYLLSSMSASAIIAYSIFIGWLISGLVLRYGGLRPYRKFRPVFLGMILGEFATVGFWLIVDAIFGGKVGNLVVGQ; this is encoded by the coding sequence ACCCGGGGGTACATGCTCGTCAGCGCCGTCGGCCATCCGCTGATGGCGGAAATAGGCAACCTGCAGCTGTACATCTTCCCGTCGGTGATCGGCCTGGGCTACCTGCTGAGCAGAGAAGTGGGCCTGAGCATCTGGCTCTTCCTGGTACTCAACCGGCTGGAGAACGTGGGGCTGGCCGCGTACGGCCTGACTGTCCCCATGGGTGCCAGCGGGTTCGCGGGGTGGAGCACGATACACTTCTTCCGCAACCAGGAGGTGGGCGGATGGCTGCTGATGGGTGGGCTGCTGATGTGGACCGCGCTGAAGCGGGCCCGCCGGGTGCTGGCGAGCGCCGGCGCGGATCCCGCGGAAGCGCGCCAGGTGCGGTGGGCGCTGATCGGCCTCATTATCGGCACGATCGTGATCGGCGCGTGGTTCATGGCCGCGGGCATGTCATTGGGCATCGTGATCCTGGCGGTGCTGCTGCAGTACCTGTCCCTGGTCACCTTGACTCGGATCGTCGCCTCCTCCGGCCTGTTCTGGATCGTGATGTCGTGGCTGCCGTGCGACGTGCTCGCCCAGAACCTCGGCACCGCGGTCGTCGGCCCCGCCAATCTGACCGGTGTTTACCTGCTGCAAGGCGGCCAGGAGGCGCAGACCTCGCAGATGCCGATGCTCATGGACAGCATGAAGATCGGCCATACCTCACGGCTGCCCCTGGGGCGGATGATCGCCGCCATCGGCGGCGCCACGGTGGTGGCCATCATCGTATCCACCTTGGCCGGCATGCCCATGATCTATCACAAGGGCGGGGTCTCCATGACCGAGCTCTGGTCGTGGCCGGACTGGCTCTACCCTCGGCTCCAGCGCCAGCTCGACGCCATGGACAAGCGCACCAATCTCAGCCTGGTGTTCATGGTTGTGGGCGCGGGGGTGACGATGTTCCTGGTGCAGATGAACCGCTCCTTCCTGTGGTGGCGGCTCAGCCCCATCGGCTACTTGCTATCGAGCATGTCGGCTTCCGCCATCATCGCGTACTCCATCTTCATCGGGTGGCTGATCAGCGGCCTGGTGCTGCGCTATGGGGGGCTGCGCCCCTATCGCAAGTTCAGGCCCGTGTTCCTGGGCATGATCCTGGGCGAGTTCGCGACCGTGGGTTTCTGGCTGATCGTGGATGCCATCTTCGGGGGCAAGGTTGGCAACCTCGTCGTGGGCCAGTAA